The following are encoded in a window of Paenibacillus polymyxa genomic DNA:
- a CDS encoding alpha-glucosidase/alpha-galactosidase: MSFKVAFIGAGSIGFTRGILRDLLTVPEFNDIEVAFTDISQHNLDMVTELCQRDIQENGLSIQIQSSTDRKIALKDAKYVICTIRVGGLEAFATDVDIPLKYGVDQCVGDTLCAGGIMYGQRGIAEMLEICKDIRELSAPDVLLLNYSNPMAMMTWACNKYSGVRTIGLCHGVQHGHHQIAEVYGLEKQDVDIVCAGINHQTWYIQASHEGKDLTAGLLEAFEKHPEYSRTEKVRIDMLRRFGYYSTESNGHLSEYVPWYRKRPNEIMDWIDLGSWINGETGGYLRVCTEGRNWFETDFPNWMKEDPLEYKAENRGEEHGSYIIEGLETGRVYRGHFNVVNNGVISNLPDDAIIEAPGYVDRNGISMPHVGDLPLGLAAVCNVSISVQRLAVEAAVHGDDKLLRQAFMMDPLVGAVCNPKEIWQMVDEMLVAQEAWLPQYGAAIAEARQRLAAGDLIPTRPYEGAARLKVKTVEEMQLDRDAANKNAGQSDKGKDREKV; this comes from the coding sequence GTGTCATTTAAAGTAGCGTTTATTGGAGCAGGAAGCATCGGTTTTACCCGTGGAATTTTGCGAGATCTGTTAACGGTGCCGGAATTTAACGATATTGAAGTGGCTTTTACGGACATCAGTCAGCACAATTTGGATATGGTCACTGAGCTGTGCCAACGGGATATTCAGGAGAACGGTTTATCGATACAAATACAGTCCTCTACGGACCGAAAGATAGCTTTAAAGGATGCCAAATACGTCATTTGTACGATCCGGGTTGGCGGTCTTGAAGCCTTTGCGACCGATGTGGATATTCCGCTGAAATATGGCGTGGATCAATGCGTGGGCGATACCCTGTGTGCAGGAGGCATCATGTATGGTCAGCGCGGCATCGCTGAAATGCTGGAGATTTGCAAGGATATCCGCGAGCTAAGTGCACCGGATGTATTGCTGCTGAACTACTCGAACCCCATGGCGATGATGACGTGGGCCTGCAATAAATACAGCGGTGTGCGTACAATCGGTCTATGTCACGGCGTCCAGCATGGGCATCACCAAATTGCCGAGGTGTATGGTCTCGAGAAGCAGGATGTGGACATTGTGTGTGCCGGAATCAATCACCAGACGTGGTACATTCAGGCGTCACATGAAGGTAAGGATCTGACAGCCGGACTGCTGGAGGCTTTTGAAAAACATCCCGAATATAGCCGCACTGAAAAGGTACGCATCGACATGCTTCGTCGTTTTGGCTATTACAGCACAGAGTCGAATGGTCATCTCAGTGAATATGTACCTTGGTACCGGAAGCGTCCGAATGAAATTATGGACTGGATTGATCTAGGCAGCTGGATCAACGGAGAAACAGGCGGTTATCTGCGTGTATGTACAGAAGGACGTAATTGGTTTGAAACAGATTTCCCTAACTGGATGAAAGAAGACCCATTGGAGTACAAGGCGGAAAATCGCGGTGAAGAGCATGGTTCATACATTATCGAAGGTCTGGAAACCGGACGTGTATACCGGGGGCATTTTAATGTCGTTAATAACGGTGTGATTTCCAATTTGCCAGACGACGCGATTATTGAAGCGCCTGGATACGTGGATCGGAATGGTATCTCCATGCCACATGTAGGAGACCTTCCGCTCGGTCTTGCTGCCGTCTGCAATGTAAGTATTTCCGTCCAGCGTTTGGCTGTCGAAGCGGCTGTACACGGAGATGATAAGCTGCTGCGGCAAGCGTTTATGATGGATCCGCTAGTGGGCGCGGTGTGTAATCCGAAAGAAATTTGGCAGATGGTCGATGAGATGCTGGTGGCGCAGGAAGCATGGCTGCCGCAATATGGAGCAGCGATTGCCGAGGCGCGTCAACGTCTGGCTGCAGGCGATCTGATTCCAACCCGACCCTATGAGGGAGCAGCACGACTTAAGGTGAAGACGGTTGAAGAAATGCAACTGGATCGGGATGCCGCCAATAAAAATGCAGGGCAATCCGACAAAGGCAAGGATCGCGAAAAAGTGTAG
- a CDS encoding sensor histidine kinase codes for MTIRTKLLLFIPLLVVFANIIAYFVFQSGKVVQQSYDEMLGRILLIEQTSESAESNLKLLYAYLLNPRGDKAVQGPTEYQLMQLKARIQEVSDSTDPSFAEEDYMNLLATFLEQKQAAVLDTKAQDPQSAFEHYIEAEKTVSYIHEEGQQLIDAELAYYRPIIENIRNKNERMNGWGVALFGMNALMGVLLAIWVSRSITGPVGRLVGLAKRIATGDLNIRPQPRRDDELGVLSDAISQMSTDLNILIEKDKQSLEMRRLVKELELLALQNQINPHFLFNTLNVLSKLAILEGAEKTSDLIVSLSNLLRYSLQKLDKPVTLQEELDHIREYVTIQQARFRDRIRFDLHFDASVLQQQIPALTIQPFIENAFLHGVEDMESGAIIVLTLSRANEDVQIEISDNGKGMTEETRLSVLRLKGEAESGSSTGLGMQNVFRRLQLFYGKEEGMVEINSNIGRGTTITIRIPVKKESERTDVSVVDRG; via the coding sequence ATGACGATCAGAACGAAACTGCTTCTGTTTATCCCTCTTCTAGTTGTGTTCGCCAATATCATCGCTTATTTTGTATTCCAAAGCGGAAAAGTCGTACAACAGAGCTACGATGAAATGCTTGGCCGAATTCTCCTCATTGAGCAAACCTCCGAATCGGCGGAGAGCAACTTAAAGCTCCTATATGCCTATCTGCTTAATCCAAGAGGCGATAAGGCTGTGCAGGGTCCGACAGAATACCAATTAATGCAGTTGAAGGCCAGAATTCAGGAAGTCTCCGACTCGACCGACCCTTCTTTCGCCGAAGAGGATTACATGAATCTGTTGGCCACATTTCTTGAACAGAAACAAGCCGCAGTTCTGGATACAAAGGCACAAGATCCTCAATCGGCTTTTGAACATTATATTGAAGCGGAGAAAACCGTCAGCTATATTCATGAGGAGGGTCAGCAACTGATCGATGCTGAACTGGCTTATTACCGGCCAATCATTGAGAACATCCGGAACAAGAATGAGCGAATGAACGGATGGGGAGTGGCGTTATTCGGCATGAACGCGCTGATGGGGGTTTTGCTTGCCATCTGGGTCTCGCGCAGCATTACTGGCCCTGTCGGCAGACTTGTCGGACTGGCGAAGCGAATCGCCACAGGTGATCTGAATATTAGGCCCCAACCGCGACGGGATGACGAGCTAGGCGTACTGTCGGACGCCATTTCGCAAATGTCCACCGATTTAAATATCCTCATCGAGAAGGATAAACAGAGTCTGGAAATGCGGCGGCTTGTGAAGGAACTGGAGCTTCTGGCTCTGCAAAATCAAATTAACCCGCACTTTTTATTCAATACCTTAAATGTGCTCTCCAAGCTGGCGATCCTGGAAGGAGCGGAGAAAACCAGCGACCTGATCGTTTCGCTGTCCAATCTGCTACGGTACAGCCTGCAGAAGCTGGACAAACCCGTAACTCTCCAGGAGGAACTGGATCATATCCGCGAATACGTAACCATCCAGCAGGCGCGCTTCAGGGACAGAATTCGCTTTGATCTTCACTTTGACGCTTCCGTACTTCAGCAGCAAATTCCGGCCCTGACGATCCAGCCATTTATTGAAAACGCTTTTCTTCATGGTGTGGAAGATATGGAAAGCGGAGCCATTATCGTATTAACGCTGTCGAGAGCGAACGAAGATGTACAAATTGAAATTTCGGATAACGGAAAGGGCATGACGGAGGAAACCCGACTGTCCGTACTCCGTCTTAAAGGCGAAGCCGAAAGCGGCAGTTCAACAGGACTTGGAATGCAAAATGTGTTTAGGCGGCTGCAGTTGTTCTACGGAAAGGAAGAAGGAATGGTTGAAATCAATAGCAATATCGGACGAGGTACTACCATAACCATACGAATTCCAGTCAAGAAGGAGAGTGAGCGGACTGATGTATCGGTTGTTGATCGCGGATGA
- a CDS encoding sugar-binding protein, which produces MSNRKWTFILIPVFLLFAWLLFQFTLSSFQIHQFAELLKTVSPKDGVSDTKVVLISQELDNYYWRSIEQGARKEAEQYGMRLDYIGPDRINPSEQVKLLDKAIASKADAILVQGINDPEYRRLIDKAAGLGIPVITIDTDEPDSRRLAYVGTDNEGAGKRMGALLAKASGERGDIGVMISSERVENQRLRLAGFRSVIGRYPKLHIVEIRSSNISRLQAAQQAQNMLTRYPQIRYMVGFSALDGLGILEASERRGARSLQIFAFDDMAETLEAIRDCKIELTIVQQPEEMGAKAIKLLNDYLKGNTPQELTYTRVYEMHADTPDNMTGDDRR; this is translated from the coding sequence ATGTCAAACCGTAAATGGACATTTATCCTTATCCCCGTCTTCCTGCTATTTGCCTGGCTGCTCTTTCAGTTCACTTTGTCTTCTTTTCAAATTCACCAATTTGCAGAGTTATTGAAGACGGTTTCTCCAAAAGACGGGGTTTCCGATACAAAAGTCGTACTGATATCACAGGAGTTGGATAATTATTACTGGCGGTCAATCGAACAAGGAGCCCGAAAGGAAGCGGAACAGTACGGTATGCGGCTCGATTATATCGGGCCGGACCGCATTAATCCGTCCGAGCAGGTCAAACTGCTGGATAAAGCGATCGCTAGTAAGGCGGATGCAATTCTGGTTCAAGGGATAAATGATCCAGAGTATCGCCGATTAATCGACAAAGCAGCCGGACTTGGCATCCCCGTCATCACGATCGATACGGATGAACCAGACTCCCGTAGACTAGCTTACGTGGGAACGGATAACGAAGGAGCAGGAAAACGGATGGGCGCGCTATTAGCGAAAGCCTCTGGAGAGCGTGGCGACATCGGAGTTATGATCAGTAGCGAGCGTGTCGAGAATCAGCGACTCAGGCTTGCTGGATTTCGTTCCGTGATCGGTCGCTATCCCAAGCTCCACATTGTGGAGATTCGCTCCTCAAATATTTCACGGCTTCAGGCAGCACAGCAAGCTCAGAACATGCTCACCCGGTATCCGCAGATCCGCTACATGGTCGGATTCAGTGCGCTGGACGGCCTTGGCATTCTGGAAGCCTCGGAGCGGCGCGGCGCGCGGAGTTTGCAGATTTTCGCTTTTGACGATATGGCCGAGACGTTGGAAGCCATCAGAGATTGCAAAATCGAACTGACCATTGTTCAACAGCCAGAGGAAATGGGGGCTAAGGCCATAAAATTGCTGAATGATTATCTAAAGGGGAACACCCCCCAGGAATTAACATACACCAGGGTATATGAGATGCATGCGGACACTCCCGACAACATGACCGGAGATGACAGACGATGA